The Osmerus eperlanus chromosome 15, fOsmEpe2.1, whole genome shotgun sequence genome includes a window with the following:
- the vopp1b gene encoding WW domain binding protein VOPP1: MKNQLPSIVLTCWVFLEFVDAKKYCWYFEGGYPIYFICRSYEDCCGTRCCVRALSIQRLWYFWLLLMMGVLFCCGAGFFIRRRMYPSPLSEDPAFNVSFTRQPVTTPVSQQPSMLGYDPPLTPAFPIPPGPAHMMTSYPPPPTYCNHPPPPYEQVFNSADKR, translated from the exons TTTGTGGATGCCAAGAAGTACTGCTGGTATTTCGAGGGAGGATACCCAATCTACTTCAT ATGTCGTTCCTACGAGGACTGCTGTGGCACTCGTTGCTGCGTGAGGGCCCTGTCCATCCAGAGGCTGTGGTACTTCTG GCTGCTGTTGATGATGGGGGTGCTGTTTTGCTGTGGGGCGGGCTTCTTCATCCGGAGACGCAtgtacccctcccccctcagcgaGGACCCCGCCTTCAATGTCTCCTTCACCAGGCAGCCGGTCACCACGCCAG TTTCCCAGCAACCGAGCATGCTGGGCTACGACCCCCCCCTGACACCCGCCTTCCCCATCCCACCCGGCCCCGCCCACATGATGACGTCAtatcccccgccccccacctactgcaaccacccacccccaccctacgAACAGGTGTTCAACAGTGCCGACAAGAGGTAA